Genomic window (Pseudomonas sp. L5B5):
CCACCGAGAGCAGGTACAGACCGCCGGCCACCAGCACGATCGCCGGTCCGCAGGGCAGCGAGTAGTGGAACGACAACAGCAGCCCCAGCCATACCGAGAGGCAACCGAACAGTCCGGCGATGCCGATCAGGGCCGGCAGGCGACGACTCCAGAAACGCGCAGCGGCGGCCGGCAGCATCATCAGGCCCACCACCATCAGTGCGCCGATGGCCTGGAAACCGATCACCAGATTGAGCACCACCAGGGTCAGGAACAGGCCGTGAGCCAGAGGGCCGAGGCAGCTGACGCTGCGCAGGAACAGCGGATCGAGGGTATCCAGCAGCAACGGTTTGTAGATCAGCGCCATGGCCAGCAGGCTGACCGTGCAGACGATCAGCATGCCGTCCAGGGTCGGGCCATCCACGGCCAGGGCCGAGCCGAACAACAGGTGCAGCAGGTCCAGGCGCTGGCCGGCCAGCCCGAGGATCAGAACGCCGCTGGCCAGGGAGATGGGATAGATCGCGGCAATGCTGGCGTCTTCCCGTAGGCCGGTGCGGCGGGTGATCCACGCCGCCATCCCGGCCATGCCCAGGCCCGCGCCGAGCCCGCCGAGCGTCAGGGCCGGCAGGCTCAAGCCGGCGAACCAGAAGCCCAGCGCCGCTCCCGGAAGAATGCCGTGGGCGACTGCGTCGCCGATCAGGCTCATGCGCCGCAGGATCAGGAACACTCCCAGGGGCGCAGTGCTGCAGGCCAATACCAGTCCGCCGAGCAGGGCCCGGCGCATGAACACGAATTCGTTGAAGGGTTGCCAGAGGTGGCTGATGAGATGCATCAGACCCCCTGCATGGACAAGGGTGGGGCGATCAGTTCATGGCTGGATGCGAACACGCAACCGCTGCCCTTGAGCAACAGCGTCTGGGGAATGTGCTGGCGCACGGCGGACAGGTCATGGCAAACCACCACCAGTGTGTGGCCTTGGGCATGCCAATGGTGCAAGTGCTGCCAGAGCAGGACCTGGCCGGCTTCATCGAGGGCGGCGTGGGGTTCGTCCAGTAACAGCAACGGCGCGTCGGTGAGCGTCAGCCGGGCCAGTAGGGCGCGTTGCAACTCGCCACCGGAGAGGGCCATCAGCGGACGTTTCTCCAGGCCTGCCAATTGCCAGTCGGTCAGTACCGCCTCCAGCTTGTACGCCCGGCGGGCAGCGCTTTCATGTTGCCCCCAGAAACCTGCGGCCACCAGTTCTTCCAGGTTGATGGGGAACTGTCGGTCCAGGTGGTGCTGCTGAGTCAGGAACGCCAGGCCGCCTCGGTTGGGCAGGCTATGTTCGACCTTGCCCGAAAGAGGTTTCTGCAATCCGGCCAGTACCTTCATCAGGCTGCTCTTGCCCGAACCATTGGCGCCAATGATGGCGGTCAGGCTCCCAGGCATCAGGTGCAGGTCCAGGGGTGGTGTCATGGGTTGGCCCGGCGGCCCCCAGCACAAGGCTTGGCAGCGCAGCATCAGGCCTCCCAGTTCCAGCGGCTTTCGGCCACGGCATCATGGGCGTGCAGACTTTCCGCATGCACCACGCGCAGGGCAAACGCATTGATCCCGGGTGAGCGCCGCAAGGCCAGGTTGAGGCGGCGGGCGGCGTCCTCGCAGAACATCAGGTTCTGTCCGTTGGCCAGGGCGAAGGCTTGTTCATCGGCACGTTTGACGGCGGTTTGCACGGCGGTGCCGAGGGAGTTTTCCGCATCGTTGATCACGGCAATCAACGGCAGCTCAT
Coding sequences:
- a CDS encoding metal ABC transporter permease, with translation MHLISHLWQPFNEFVFMRRALLGGLVLACSTAPLGVFLILRRMSLIGDAVAHGILPGAALGFWFAGLSLPALTLGGLGAGLGMAGMAAWITRRTGLREDASIAAIYPISLASGVLILGLAGQRLDLLHLLFGSALAVDGPTLDGMLIVCTVSLLAMALIYKPLLLDTLDPLFLRSVSCLGPLAHGLFLTLVVLNLVIGFQAIGALMVVGLMMLPAAAARFWSRRLPALIGIAGLFGCLSVWLGLLLSFHYSLPCGPAIVLVAGGLYLLSVVFGPVHGLLHRPPLPTSP
- a CDS encoding metal ABC transporter ATP-binding protein; amino-acid sequence: MLRCQALCWGPPGQPMTPPLDLHLMPGSLTAIIGANGSGKSSLMKVLAGLQKPLSGKVEHSLPNRGGLAFLTQQHHLDRQFPINLEELVAAGFWGQHESAARRAYKLEAVLTDWQLAGLEKRPLMALSGGELQRALLARLTLTDAPLLLLDEPHAALDEAGQVLLWQHLHHWHAQGHTLVVVCHDLSAVRQHIPQTLLLKGSGCVFASSHELIAPPLSMQGV